In the Piscinibacter sp. XHJ-5 genome, one interval contains:
- a CDS encoding long-chain-fatty-acid--CoA ligase, protein MEKTWLKHYPKGVPASINVEQYPSLVALIEESFKKYRDLPAYKFMGKSITFGQVDDLSRAFAAYLQAQGFDKGDRIAIMMPNVPQYPVAVAAILRAGYVVVNVNPLYTPRELEHQLKDSGAKAIVMVENFAVTLQQVVASVPTKKVILTALGDLLGFPKSLIVNYVVRNVKKMVPAYDIPGAVRFNDAVAQGRGKSFKPAQVGPDDIAVLQYTGGTTGVSKGAVLLHRNLVANILQSEAWYQPALKKIASGQQVTTICALPIYHIFGFNTNMMLSMRMGGCNILIPNPRDLPAVFKALKGEKFHSFPAVNTLFGAMAHHPEFNTVDWSGLVISVGGGMAVQSATAKLWLEKTGCPIVEGYGLSETSPSATCNPVDSTAYSGNIGLPMPNTELKLLDDDGNEVPLGTPGEIAIKGPQVMAGYWQRPDETAKVMTPDGFFRSGDIGIVDERGYFKIVDRKKDMILVSGFNVYPNEVEDVVTQMPGVLECAAVGVADAKAGEAVKLCIVKSDPNVTEAQVRAYCEANLTGYKRPKIVEFRTELPKTPVGKILRRELRDKV, encoded by the coding sequence ATGGAAAAGACTTGGCTGAAGCACTATCCGAAGGGCGTGCCGGCGAGCATCAATGTCGAGCAGTACCCCTCGCTCGTCGCGCTCATCGAGGAGAGCTTCAAGAAGTACCGCGACTTGCCTGCCTACAAGTTCATGGGCAAGTCGATCACCTTCGGCCAGGTCGACGATCTGTCGCGCGCGTTCGCTGCCTACCTGCAGGCGCAGGGCTTCGACAAAGGCGATCGCATCGCCATCATGATGCCCAACGTCCCGCAGTACCCGGTGGCGGTCGCCGCCATCCTGCGCGCCGGCTACGTGGTCGTGAACGTCAATCCGCTGTACACCCCGCGCGAGCTCGAGCATCAGCTCAAGGACTCGGGCGCGAAGGCCATCGTGATGGTCGAGAACTTCGCGGTCACCCTGCAGCAGGTGGTGGCCAGCGTGCCGACGAAGAAGGTCATCCTCACGGCGCTGGGCGACCTGCTGGGCTTTCCGAAGAGCCTGATCGTCAACTACGTCGTGCGCAACGTGAAGAAGATGGTGCCGGCGTACGACATCCCCGGCGCCGTGCGCTTCAACGACGCGGTCGCGCAGGGCCGCGGCAAGAGCTTCAAGCCCGCGCAGGTGGGGCCTGACGACATCGCGGTGCTGCAGTACACCGGCGGCACCACCGGCGTCAGCAAGGGCGCGGTGCTGCTGCATCGCAACCTGGTGGCCAACATCCTGCAATCGGAGGCGTGGTACCAGCCGGCGCTGAAGAAGATCGCATCGGGTCAGCAGGTCACGACCATCTGCGCGCTGCCGATCTATCACATCTTCGGCTTCAACACGAACATGATGCTGTCCATGCGCATGGGCGGCTGCAACATCCTCATTCCCAATCCGCGCGACCTGCCGGCGGTGTTCAAGGCACTGAAGGGAGAGAAGTTCCACAGCTTCCCGGCAGTCAACACGCTGTTCGGCGCGATGGCGCATCACCCGGAATTCAACACCGTCGACTGGAGCGGGCTGGTGATCTCGGTCGGCGGTGGCATGGCGGTGCAGAGCGCCACGGCCAAGCTGTGGCTCGAGAAGACCGGCTGTCCGATCGTCGAGGGCTACGGGTTGTCGGAGACCTCGCCGTCGGCCACCTGCAACCCCGTGGACAGCACTGCCTACAGCGGCAACATCGGACTGCCGATGCCCAACACCGAGCTCAAGCTGCTCGACGACGACGGCAACGAGGTGCCGCTCGGCACGCCGGGCGAGATCGCGATCAAGGGGCCGCAGGTGATGGCCGGCTACTGGCAGCGTCCCGACGAGACGGCCAAGGTCATGACGCCCGACGGCTTCTTCCGCAGCGGCGACATCGGCATCGTCGACGAGCGCGGCTACTTCAAGATCGTCGACCGCAAGAAGGACATGATCCTGGTCAGCGGCTTCAACGTGTACCCCAACGAGGTCGAAGACGTCGTTACGCAGATGCCGGGCGTGCTGGAGTGCGCGGCCGTGGGCGTGGCCGACGCGAAGGCCGGCGAGGCGGTCAAGCTGTGCATCGTGAAGAGCGATCCCAACGTCACCGAAGCGCAGGTGCGGGCTTACTGCGAGGCAAATCTCACGGGCTACAAGCGCCCGAAGATCGTGGAGTTCCGCACCGAGCTGCCCAAGACGCCGGTCGGCAAGATCCTTCGCCGCGAATTGCGCGACAAGGTGTGA
- a CDS encoding FadR/GntR family transcriptional regulator yields the protein MPLQAIAPRRLYRQIADQLRTLIERGEFAVGSRLPPERDLAVQLGVSRPSVREALIALEVEGRVEVRMGSGIYVRHADPGNARRIVAEAPLETIRARSLIESELAALAARSMKKSQMAGLREAIAVMEGEAASGRTPTQGDRLFHVRIAEASDNSVLLRIVTELYDERHNPLFEQLGSHFETARSWATAIAEHRAVVDAIAARSPQAAREAMAHHLANSHDRFTANWSPDADARVVKRVSRRTA from the coding sequence ATGCCCTTGCAAGCCATCGCGCCGCGGCGCCTGTACCGGCAGATCGCGGACCAGCTGCGCACTCTGATCGAGCGCGGCGAGTTCGCGGTGGGCAGCCGCCTGCCGCCGGAGCGCGACCTCGCGGTGCAACTCGGCGTGTCGCGACCGTCCGTGCGCGAAGCGCTGATCGCGCTCGAGGTGGAGGGGCGCGTCGAGGTGCGCATGGGCTCGGGCATCTACGTCCGGCACGCCGATCCGGGCAACGCCAGGCGCATCGTGGCCGAGGCGCCGCTGGAGACCATCCGCGCGCGCTCGCTCATCGAGAGCGAGCTCGCCGCGCTGGCGGCGCGCTCGATGAAGAAGTCGCAGATGGCCGGATTGCGCGAAGCGATCGCGGTCATGGAAGGCGAAGCGGCCAGCGGCCGCACCCCCACCCAGGGCGATCGCCTGTTCCATGTGCGCATCGCGGAGGCGTCGGACAACTCGGTGCTGCTGCGCATCGTCACCGAGCTCTATGACGAACGCCACAACCCGCTGTTCGAGCAGCTCGGCAGCCACTTCGAGACCGCGCGCAGCTGGGCCACGGCCATCGCCGAGCACCGCGCCGTCGTCGATGCCATCGCCGCACGATCGCCGCAGGCGGCGCGCGAGGCCATGGCGCATCACCTCGCCAATTCCCACGACCGCTTCACCGCCAACTGGTCGCCCGACGCAGACGCCCGCGTGGTCAAGCGGGTGTCGCGCAGGACCGCATGA
- a CDS encoding SDR family oxidoreductase: MTQRLAGKTALVTAAGQGIGRATALAFAQEGAQVIATDISEGLLAELRGVAGITTQRLDVTDDGAIDALAATLPPLAVLFNGAGYVHAGTILDCDDAAWDFSFRLNVRSMYRMIRAMLPAMLERGGGSIVNMASVAGSLRGVPNRFAYGATKAAVIGLTKSVAADFVTRGIRCNAICPGTIESPSLLQRVAEQAAASGKTVQDVHAAFVARQPMGRMGRAEEIAALAVYLASDESAFTTGTTQVIDGGWSN; encoded by the coding sequence ATGACACAACGACTCGCCGGCAAGACCGCCCTCGTCACCGCGGCCGGACAGGGCATAGGGCGCGCCACCGCGCTGGCCTTCGCGCAGGAAGGCGCGCAGGTCATCGCCACCGACATCAGCGAGGGCCTGCTCGCCGAGCTGCGCGGCGTGGCCGGCATCACCACGCAGCGGCTCGACGTCACCGACGACGGCGCCATCGACGCGCTGGCGGCGACGCTGCCACCGTTGGCGGTGCTGTTCAACGGCGCCGGCTACGTCCATGCCGGCACCATCCTCGACTGCGACGATGCCGCCTGGGACTTCTCTTTCCGGCTCAATGTGCGCTCGATGTACCGCATGATCCGCGCCATGCTGCCCGCCATGCTGGAGCGAGGCGGCGGCTCGATCGTCAACATGGCGTCGGTCGCCGGCAGCCTGCGCGGCGTGCCCAACCGCTTCGCCTACGGCGCGACCAAGGCCGCCGTCATCGGACTGACCAAGTCGGTCGCCGCCGACTTCGTCACGCGCGGCATCCGCTGCAACGCCATCTGCCCCGGGACCATCGAGTCGCCCTCGCTGCTGCAGCGCGTCGCCGAGCAGGCGGCGGCCAGCGGCAAGACCGTGCAGGACGTGCATGCCGCCTTCGTCGCGCGCCAGCCGATGGGCCGCATGGGTCGCGCCGAGGAAATTGCCGCACTGGCCGTGTATCTGGCTTCCGACGAATCCGCCTTCACCACCGGCACCACGCAAGTCATCGACGGCGGCTGGTCCAACTGA